GGCTCGCAATTTGTTTTCGCCAATGGAACCGACGCAGGCACAATTACCGCGGTACCCAGCGGCACGTCACTCACTGTTTCCACATCGCAAACTGTTGGATCTCAAACCTATAGAATTCATCAAGTTGGTATACAGCTCACGACAGCCGGAAATGTCGGTATCGGAACAACAACGCCTTCTTCAATTCTTGATGTTAACGGAGCTGAAACTATGCGCGGCATGGCGGCTCCGGCAGTGTCTCCGGCGGGGCAAGGTCGCCTCTACTTTGATTCTGCAGCGAATAAGTTCAAAGTTTCTCAAAATGGCGGGGCTTATGTTGATTTAGTCAGCGCTGGCGGTGGAGCTTTATCTGGTATCACCGCCGCGACAGCAGGAAATACGATCGACAACTTAAACTTCGGTCAAATCTGGAACTGGTCAACGGCGACGACTCAGACATTGATGTCAATGAATTCAAATGCGCTAACCACCGGCAGTATGGTGAGTCTGGCCAGCTCTAGTGCCACATTGAATTCCAGCAATGGTTTATTCTATGTTGCCAACACTGGGTCATCTACCAGTGGAAAAGTAGCAAGAATTCAAGCGAACGCAACCTCAACAACGGGTTTCACAGTCCTTGCTAACGGCAATGTTGGTGTTAATACCGATAACCCATCGAATCTCTTCCATGTTGCTGGAGGAACAGCTTCCAGCGGGAATGGTAAAGCTGTACGTATAGAAGGTCAAACTGGTGCCGCTGGCGTAACTCTGGGCGGTGATATTTTGTTGATGCCTGGAGCAAATGGTGCAGGAGGTGGTGCGAATCTTTCGGGTAGAGTGGGTATTGGAGCATCTCCGACTGCAATGTTGGATGTCTATAGAGCGTGGACTGATATTTCCAACCCTATTGCTCGCTTCACTGATTCTGGCGGCGCGGAGCTAAAGATTATTGCAAACAGTTCTACATTGATGAGTATAGCTGCAGGTACTGGAGACAGTGTGCGGTTGATTAATAATAGCGAAGTCTCTCCGAATGAAATTGTAAATCTCGACTTAGCGACGCATTCACTGCAGTTTACTACCAATGGTAGTGAACGTATGCGTGTAGATAGTAGCGGTAACGTTGGCATTGGCACGACAAGTCCGAATACTCCGCTACATGTTGTTAACCCCGGAGCTGCTTTTACGACTTATTATGGAATTAAAGGTGAGTTGACTTCGACGACAGGCGGTGATGACAACTCCGCTGCGGTTTACGGAAAAACTGCTCATTCCTCTGGTTATGGTGTGGCTGGTGTAAGAGGAGAAGCCACAGCAGGATCGAATACCGTTGGTGTTTCAGGCGTTGCGATTGCCGGGAAAGGTGTCTCTGGTACAGCGACCACAGGTTATGGTGGCTTCTTCAGCTCTGCTTCTGGCTATGCACTTATTACCTCAGGCGGAAATGTTGGATTTGGTACTTTTGGGCCCAAATCTAAACTTGACGTTAATGGCGGCATTTCTGTAGGTACCTATGCAGGCACTAATGCCGCCCCTGCAAATGGAGTAATAGTTAGTGGCAATGTCGGGATAGGAACAACTGCTCCTGGTTACAACTTGCACGTTGTCGGCACTGCAGGCTTGAGTACAGGTACGGCGTGGACTTTGGCTTCAGATGCCCGCCTTAAAGATGTTCATGGGGATTACGAATACGGACTGAATGAGATTTTAAAACTTCACACCGTGCGTTTTAACTATAAAAAAGAAAACGCTTTGAATATTCCATCAGACAAAGCGATGACTGGTTTTATCGCGCAGGAAGTGCAGAAGGTGATTCCTGATGCTGTTCATACTCGCGATGATGGATATCTTGAGTTGAATGCGGATCCAATTCACTGGGCGGTGGTGAATGCTGTGAAAGAGTTTTATCAAAAATGGTTTCAAGATTCTCAGCAGATTCATAGAGGTATTGCTTCTGTACAGGCACAGGTTGAAAATAAGGCGGATCAATCTGAAGTGATGCAGTTAAAAACGGAAAACGCGCAGATGAAGGCGTGGATTTGCAAGCAGGATCCGGTGGCTCCATTCTGTAAAAAATAAGTTACCCTTTACATTGCTGTGGCTTGAGCCACAGCAATGCTCCCGATAATTCAGGGAACTCTGACCAGACTAAAAAAAATATTGGCAAGCTCGCATTTACGATTAACGATATTGTTTAATCACAAGATAGAGGCCGAGCACCTATGGAATTGTCTGTAAAAAAAATGATTGTCATGGCTTTTTTCTTTTCCACAATTTCGACGGCATTCGCTGGGCATGAGTGGGGAAATGGTGCTCTTGATGTTCCTTTGAGATGTACAACCGTTCGCGGCTTGTTTAATGGGCGAGCGTTGATTTACTCTTCAGCAATCCTAGAACGACGCAATCAAGCCTTATATCTAACCGTTTATGATGGAAAAAATGCGGTGCCTGTTCAGCAGAGTGTCTATTCCTATAGAAATTTAAGCACGAAGGATGGTGTGGTTGTGCTCACCAGACTTGAAGAATATGCCCGTAGAGAGAAAATTTGGCTTTATGCCGGAGTTGAAGGATTGATTTCACATAGTCCTAAGGGGGAATTGATTTTCCTTATGAGGTTTGTGACAGATCCATCGAGAACCTATTCTACTTTTAAATGCACAGAACTGCCGAAGGAATAACATGTCAGTCTCTGTAGATATTTTGCGTCAGGCTTTTGAAGGGAAGAAATTAAAAAATCCCCGCTATTCACTTCGGGCTTTTGCCAAGCATCTTGAAATTGGCAGCGGCCGGCTGTCTGAATTTATGAATGGCCAAAGACAGATCACTGAAAGCGTGGCCCGTAAAATTTCTGAAAGACTCAATCTGAATGAGGAAGAGCGTGAAATATTTTTGGACGCTGTTCGCGTGGAAGAGCAGGGTGAAGTCTATGGGAAGATCCTGCAAGAGGAAGAGTTTAAATTTTTAATGGATCCTCATTACGTGGCGTTGCTTTCGTTGATTGAAACGAAAGGCTTTGATCACAAGACCTCAACCGCAGCGAATCGCCTGGGAATTTCGGAAATACAAGCCAAAGAGGCTATTGAGACATTGCGAAAGTTGAGCTTGCTTGAAGTGAAATCTGGAAAGCTGTGTGCCAAGAGTCGTAAAACTCAAACAATCACAGAGATCCCTTCTGAGGTGCTGCGTGAAGGGCATAAGCGTCGCTTAAAAGTGGTGGAGAAGGCCATTGATGAAGTGCCGCTGGCCCTGCGTGACTCATCGGCGATGATCCTGGCTATCGATCCTAAGAAGTTGCCAGAGGCCAAAGAAAAGCTAAAAAAAATGCGCCGCCGATTTGCTGACTATCTAGAGACAGGAACTCGCTCCGAGGTTTATATGCTCGCAGTTCATCTCGTCCCGATGACGAAATAAATAGTTTAGTGACTTCCAGTCTGCGGTTCTGTGATTTGCGTGGCGAATTGAGCAGAAGCGCAGGAGAAAGTCGTCACCAATTGCGCGACTGGAGTCGCCAGTTGAGCGTCTTGAAGCATGGTGGACTGAATAGTGTTACTGAGCTTCTGGTTAGCCTCAATGATTCCTAGCTCTCGTGCAGCTGTCAGACTGTTGTAGCTGAAGTTTTCAGAGCCCACATAGAACTCTTGATTGTCGACGACCATCGACTTCGCGTGGATATAAGGATTTTGTCCGTTATAGGGTGGAACTGAAAGTCGTGCATCCACGCCCGCGGAAGAAAGCTCTTTCATAAAAGGAAGATTGCGAGCTCCTCCTCCCTCTACACAAGCGGGAACAACCACAACAACTTGGATGCCAGCCTGGGCTTTTTCCTCGAGGGCGGAGAGCACGTCTTTATCGCCCAAATTTTCTACTTCTAAATAAATTGATTTCTGAGATTTTTTGATAAGAGCTAAAATCTTATCAAGAGAATTCAACGGGCTCCATGCTAGCTTAGCAACCGTCAACTCAGGAGTGTTCCCGGTTTTGTTCTGTGCATTTTCCCAATCTGCAGCAAAGACTTTTTCAAACTCGGCCGTGACTTCGCTGTCCGTTGTCTTAATTCCAAAATCACGCGTGAAAGGGGCCGTGCGAGTCAGGTTGATGGAGGTGACCAGAGTCCATGAGTTATCAAAACTGGCAGCCTTGGCATGACTGATGGAGAACGCTGGAGTGCTCGCGCGAACCGAAACTCCACTGGCCGTCAGTTGATTGAAAATTGCTGTTGAAGAAGGCGTACCCATCGCTTTCGCATCCAGTATCAAGCGAACTTGAACTCCACGCTGTTGCGCCGCCAACAGATGCTGTGTCGTCTCAAGATCCGAGAGATGATACATCATCATATCAATAGAGGTTTTCGCCTGATCGATACTGTCATTAAAAAGACTGTGACCATTTTGCGGAGTGATCGAAAGAATATCGTCAGAGACGACCTCGGCCCCATGCGCACGCAGAGTGAAAACAAAAAGGGCAGAGAGAACAAGAACTCGAGATCTCATAAAGCCTCCGACTTAAAAAGTCCGACTAAAGAGAACTTAACAAATGTTAATACAGAGTCAATCAGAAGGTACGCCGTACCTTTTTGCCATGCAAAGCGTTGGCGGGTGATTGCTGGCAAAAAAAAAGCCCGGTTGCCCGGGCTTTTGGAATTCAATTACTTTAAAGTAAAGTTGAAAATGTTTTGGTCAAAGCTGTTGTATTCATCATAACGAGTGAGTGCATACAAATCTTTGCGAGTTTGCATTTTCCCAAGCAAACCTTCTTGAGTCCCCTTGGCTTTAATTTCCGCCAAACCCTCAACAGTTGCACCCATCGCCAGACGGAAAGTCGTCACGGGATAGATCACAATGTTGTAACCCAAGTTTGAAAGCTCTTCGTAAGTGAACAAGCGACCTTTTCCGAACTCAGTCATATTCGCCAGAAGGGGAACAGAAACAGCTTTACGGAATGTTTCAAATTCTTTTTCATTCTCAAGAGCTTCCGTGAAGATGCAATCTGCACCCGCATCGATATAAGCTTTTGCACGATCAATCGCCGCATCCAAACCCTCAGAAGCACGAGCATCAGTACGAGCAATCAAAAGGAAGTTCTCATCCAATTTTTTACCCTTGGCTGCCGCCGCCACTTTGCGTGAGGCTTCGTCGCGAGACACAAGGCTTTTACCATCAAGATGACCACAACGTTTCGGATTGATTTGATCTTCAATATGGCAACCCGCAAGCCCCATCTCAATCATCTCTTGAACCGTTCGAGTCGCGCTCATCGGTTCGCCAAAACCAGTGTCGATATCAATGATAGTAGGAAGTTTCGTCGTGCGAGCAATTTGACGTCCACGCTGAGCCACCTCAGTCAACGAAGTCAAACCAATGTCAGGATAGCCAAGATCATTGGAAAGCACAGATCCAGAGATATAAACCCCATCAAATCCCGCTTTCTCAATAGCCATTGAAGCTAGCGGAGACCAAGACCCCGGCATCTGAAGAAGCTTCCCAGATTTCAAAGCCGCTCTAAAGTTAGCACGTTTCTGTGCAGGAGTAATTTCAGGAAACAACATAAATTTCCTCCAAAGGAATTCGCCTCAAAAAAGAGTCGATTAAAAAAATAAAACCAAGAAGCTCAATGCCCACCTTCGGCGGGACCGACGTACCCAAAACTGCGAGTCCCACCAAAGGTGGGACAAGCCAAATAAAGATCCCAACAAATTGGACCTTTGAGAAAAGTCAGCCGGCGGAGAGTGCAGAGTCGGGTTGGACCTCCGCGGGGCCTGGGTGGCCCTCGCCGCAGGCGAAGCGGTGAGGCAGGATGCCGTGTCCAACACGACTCTGCACTCTCCGCTGGCGGTCTTCTTACTAGAAGATCCCTTTTGTATCGCGCTTGTTGTTCACAAGTTTGTCGATAGGAATTTGTACGTTCAATTGTTTCACTTCATCAGCAGTCAAGTTCTCAAGGTTCTCAACCAAAGAGATGAAACGGTTGCGTTCTTCTTTAGTGATGATTCCATCAGTCAAAGTATCAAACTTGCGGATGTAGTCAGCACGTTTGAATGGTTTTGCTCCTGCTGGATGCGCGTTTGCTACGCCCAATTCATCAACCAATTTAGTTCCGTCTTTGAAAGTGATTTCAACACGACCACCGAAACGTTTTTTGTCTGGGTCTTGATCGTGGTAAGCCGCTGTCCAAGCTGGATCTTCTTGAGTTGAAATTTTGTGCCACAAAGCCACAGTGTCAGCACGTTTCGCACGCTCTGGAGCGTATGAGTTCACATGGTGCCAAGTTCCGTCTTGAAGGGCTACTGCGAAGATGTACATGATCGAGTGATCAAGAGTTTCGCGAGATGCATTTGGATCCATTTTTTGCGGATCGTTTGCACCAGTACCGATAACATAGTGAGTGTGGTGAGACGTGTGGATCACGATGTTTGTGATGTCATCGAAGTTTGCAATCTTAGTTTTCATACGAGCTGCCAAGTCGATCAATGCTTGTGATTGATATTCAGCAGAGTGCTCTTTTGTGTATGTTTCAAGGATCGCGCGTTTTTCTTCGCCAACTTCTGGAAGTGGAACTTCGTATTTTCCATTTTTACCAGAAAGCATGTAAGCGATCACAGAGTCTTCACCTTCATAAATAGGAGATGGAGCACCTTCACCACGCATAACACGGTCAACCGCTTCAATAGCTAGTTTACCAGCATGTGCAGGAGCGTATGCTTTCCAAGAAGAGATTTCACCTTTACGAGATTGACGAGTCGTGAAAGACACGTGAACCGCTTGTTGAATCGCCTGGAAGATAGTTTCAGTCGGAAGACCCAACAAAGTTCCGATACCACCAGCTTGAGCCGGGCACAGGTGAGCGATATGGTCTTTTTTGTACTCATGCAAGCAGATGCCTTTTACTAGATCAACGTGGATCTCGTAACCAGTCACGATACCTTTCAAAAGCTCTTTACCGTTTTTATTCATTTGCTGTGCAACAGCCAAGATTGCAGGGATGTTGTCACCAGGGTGAGAGTAGTCAGCTGCCAAGAAAGTATCATGGAAATCCAACTCACGAACGGCCGTTCCGTTCGCCCAAGCTGCCCATTCACAATCAAATTTTTGATCGTTCGGCATACCGAAAACAGTCGCACCAGAGTTGCGCGGATGAGCAATTGCCATCGCACGAGCCGAAGCCACAGGACGACGATTTGCTGCTGCAATCGCAACAGAAGCATTGTCGATGATACGATTGATAACCATATCTACAACATCAGCTTTGATCGGAGCATTGTCAGAAGAGATTTCTGCAAGTTTCCAAGCAAGTTGATCTTTGCGATCTAGTTTCTCTTTAGATGGATAAACACGTACTGTGTGTTTCTTCATGGAAAGTCCTTTCGATGAGGCGATGAGGTACGGCGTACCTTTTTGAGGCTCATTGCGTTAAGTTTGTATGTTAAAACAAGCAAAATTAACTTGGCCTCAGATAAGGGTCAAGGAGGTGAGGGCTTGATTCAGAGCGAAATTGAGAATGATTTTTTCAAATGGAAATCAGCCTGAGGGCCAGGGTGGGCGAGGGCGAAAAAGCTGCGCGTTCCATCGGTAAATTCGATCACGGCGGTCATTCCCAAGTGGCGAGCGTGGAGCAAATCGTCTCCGCTCACGGATATTCGGAAAAAAGCCTCATTTTCTGAACTCTCACGGTGGGTCAGTTTGACGCCTAAATTTTGCGAGGGAGTCATGCCTTGACGGTAGCTGCTGAAAGCGTAGGCATTCCAGTCGCCGCTCGGAGCGCAGTTGACCTCAAAATAGGGGGCAGACTCTTCGAGACCTGTGGAAAAAAAGCACTCCAGACAAGTGTGCTTCCAAAGTTCATCACGGCGGGCTGCAACCAGCGAACTTTCTGCGAAGCAAACTTGGCCAATGTCACCACGAATTGTGAATTCCAAAATCAGCTCGGTCGGAGTCGTCTTTTGACTTGTCGTCTCGATACTGATGGAGCGCGTGAGTGGATTTTCGGCAAAGGGCTTCAGCAAATTCATGCTTTTATCTTCTCCCATTCAAGGCGTGCTGTAAAAAGAATCTTATCATCTTCTAATCTGGCGCCACGATAAGTCGTAATGCCGGCCGAAACCTCGTCTACGGAAGGAGCCGAGCAGGAGCGTTCAACTTTTACTTTATCGCCCAGGTGAGTCTCTGCCAGGAAATTGACAGAGTAGCTCTTCAGAGCGAGCGACTTATGCAGATCATAATGAATTGAGTCCAAAATCCACTGTGCATATTTGGTGTTGTTCACATGTTGGTTGGTATCGAGGTCGGAGTTGCGCACTCTGAATTTTGCCAAGCTCTCGTAGGCTCCTTGAACGGGGATTTTCTCAGTGATCAGGCCATTGCTTTGATCAAGACAGATTTGCTCCCAAGGGCGAAGATCTTGAGATGGTAAAATCTTTTTTGTACGGCGATCCAAGGCCAACCAACTGGTTGAACAGCGTCCGATGATTTCACCGTTGTCATCTTTAAGAAAAAACTCACGCGAAACAAAAGCCCCATCAGGGGGGCGAAGCCATGTCTCAACACAGATATGTTGACCGATCGCTGGCCAAGAGCTCATTTGCAAAGTTTGTCGAGTGAGGACCCAGAAAAGACCTTGCTGTTCCATGTCCTTAATCCCGAAACCTAAAGTCTCTGCATGCATCCACGCGGTTTCTTGAATCAGATTCAAGACGCCATAGAGTCCAAGTCGTCCCATGGGATTCACTAAGAGGCTTGTGATTTTGAAACGTTCAGACCAGAGTTTTTTAATTTCTTGAGACATAAAATGAGTAAACCTCTATTAGTGTTGTATCAATGTAAGGAAACATGAAGTCTCTACTTAAACTTAAGGCAGTTTGTAAAAAAACAGGAAGTAATTTATTTATTTCCATGTATACTGTGTTTGTTTAGGATGTCGTAAGTTTGAAGGCATTGAAAGAGTTAATCTTTCGCAAGAGTGAAAAGCAAATGCTTGTCACATTTAACTGATTATGTTTATTCTAAATAAAATTTAGGTGGAAATCACATGAAACAAAAAAATATGCTAGCAGATTTCTTGAAACAAAAACGTGTAGCGGCAGGCCTTTCACAAAGAGATGTTGCAGATAAATTGGGTTATTCAACTCCGCAGTTTATTTCTAATTGGGAACGTGGTGTGTCTCACCCACCAATCAACGCTTTGAAACGTTTGGGCGAACTTTATAAAGTATCTGCAGAAGATCTTTTTGAAGTGACACTCAGTGCGACTATCCAAGAGGTGACTCAGGATTTACGCAGAAAATTTGCTACAAGCAAAGCACGCTAAGATTATTTCTTTAAAATGAATAGGTAAAAAGCCCCTAAATTGGGGCTTTTTGCTTTTTTATAGCTTAAACCTGAGATAAACTCGTTATTATTTAGGTGAAATTATAGCCATGCACGTTCTCGCCAAGCAGTTTAAAATTCTAAGTGAAGAGCTGAGCGACCTGATTGAAAAAGAAGGTTGGGTGGTCCGCCCATATCAAATGGACTCTTTGCCGTTTTTTAGTGCGCTTTCGGATGAGATGAAACAATCGGTTTGTGAAGAGTTGAAGGAATACTTGGGCATCTGTCGACAGACGCAGGCGGCAGGGCATAGCATCTCGGATGCTCGGTTTTTGGTTAATGAGGCTCGTGAGCATCACGGGTTCTACTTTCATGAAGATGTAAATAAGTTGATCGAGAAGGGTGATGTGGTTGAATTTTACACTTCAAATCACCTGCAGATTTTTAGAACCTTCAACTACTTTGAATACACCAGTTACACGATCGAAGATATCTACTGCCGCCCTTGGTTTTCTTTGTATGAGCGAGATGATGAAGTGACAAAAAGAATTCTTGAAATGGCAGTTCCCGTATTCGCAGGAAAACAACTGACGCCATTATTGCTCGACGTGGGTGTCCACCTGATCACAGAGCGGTACTCTTTAGAAAGACTGCAACTACGCAACAAAGCCAACTGGATCGCCCCTCTATTTAAGGACGAAGACCAAATCGGCTATGTTAATGTTTTGAGAGTGGAACCGCTTACATAGCGGTCCAAAGTTAGGCACCGCTTACATAGCGGTCCCCCTAGAAGGTTCCGATCGACAAGTGAATTCTCCAAGGACTTTCCCCTGGCTGCATATTCAGCTTCCAAGCCATATCGACACTTAATGGTCCGACTGGGGTGTTGTAGCGAATTCCAAAGCCCGTGGAGGCTCGGTAAGGTTCTTTGATATCCAAGCCCTCAATCAGAACTTCACCGGCATCGTAGAACGCGGCTCCGCCCAAACTGCCGTAAACAGGGAAGCGCAATTCTGACTTGATCAAGAACATCGTAGAGTCTGTCGTCAGATAGTACTTGTTACTGGTGCCTTCAATGCCCAAGTCTTTATTGTTCGGGAAATACTCAGTCCCGGCTTCATAGCCGCGCACTGTTGAAGTTCCACCAAGGCTGAATCCCTTTTTATCCCATGGGACACCATTAATATTCGAATTCGTTTGTGCCAAGTTTTTGAGATAACCGCCACGAACCTGGTTGGCCCACACAACGGGTTGTTTCTGCCAGCGATCCACATGCCAGTAGTGGGTAAAGCTGGCCACCGCACGCCAGTACTTGATTGTTTCCGTAGAACCAATAACCGGGTCTGAGTATTCTGCAGTGACCCGAGTGAAAGTTCCACGGGTAGGTGTGAAAGGATTGTCGCGATAGTCAAAGTCCACATTGGGGCCCGTGGTGACGATGTCTTGGCGGGTCGGTTGGTAAGGATAGCGTTCATCCAAACCATAGTCTTTTACCTGCGCCATTGACCAAACGTCGTAAGTTCCCAGGATATGGGTGGTCAGATCTTTTTCCAGAGAGTAGGTGTATGAATTCACGTCAGTGATCTGACCGACATTGTAATCGGTAATTTGACTGGAACGAGTGATATTGATGCGACCACGCAGTTTTGTATCAAACAAATAAGGTTCCAAATAGCCCAGGACAATTTTACTTTCCAGGTATTTAAACTCAGTGACGTTGTAATTTCCTTCAAGGCGCAAAGAAAGACCGCGTCCGGTTCCCAGAAGATTGCGATAAGCGATGCTGGTGTATC
The nucleotide sequence above comes from Bdellovibrio svalbardensis. Encoded proteins:
- a CDS encoding TIGR02147 family protein: MSVSVDILRQAFEGKKLKNPRYSLRAFAKHLEIGSGRLSEFMNGQRQITESVARKISERLNLNEEEREIFLDAVRVEEQGEVYGKILQEEEFKFLMDPHYVALLSLIETKGFDHKTSTAANRLGISEIQAKEAIETLRKLSLLEVKSGKLCAKSRKTQTITEIPSEVLREGHKRRLKVVEKAIDEVPLALRDSSAMILAIDPKKLPEAKEKLKKMRRRFADYLETGTRSEVYMLAVHLVPMTK
- a CDS encoding MmgE/PrpD family protein: MKKHTVRVYPSKEKLDRKDQLAWKLAEISSDNAPIKADVVDMVINRIIDNASVAIAAANRRPVASARAMAIAHPRNSGATVFGMPNDQKFDCEWAAWANGTAVRELDFHDTFLAADYSHPGDNIPAILAVAQQMNKNGKELLKGIVTGYEIHVDLVKGICLHEYKKDHIAHLCPAQAGGIGTLLGLPTETIFQAIQQAVHVSFTTRQSRKGEISSWKAYAPAHAGKLAIEAVDRVMRGEGAPSPIYEGEDSVIAYMLSGKNGKYEVPLPEVGEEKRAILETYTKEHSAEYQSQALIDLAARMKTKIANFDDITNIVIHTSHHTHYVIGTGANDPQKMDPNASRETLDHSIMYIFAVALQDGTWHHVNSYAPERAKRADTVALWHKISTQEDPAWTAAYHDQDPDKKRFGGRVEITFKDGTKLVDELGVANAHPAGAKPFKRADYIRKFDTLTDGIITKEERNRFISLVENLENLTADEVKQLNVQIPIDKLVNNKRDTKGIF
- a CDS encoding helix-turn-helix domain-containing protein gives rise to the protein MKQKNMLADFLKQKRVAAGLSQRDVADKLGYSTPQFISNWERGVSHPPINALKRLGELYKVSAEDLFEVTLSATIQEVTQDLRRKFATSKAR
- a CDS encoding acyl-[acyl-carrier-protein] thioesterase, which codes for MSQEIKKLWSERFKITSLLVNPMGRLGLYGVLNLIQETAWMHAETLGFGIKDMEQQGLFWVLTRQTLQMSSWPAIGQHICVETWLRPPDGAFVSREFFLKDDNGEIIGRCSTSWLALDRRTKKILPSQDLRPWEQICLDQSNGLITEKIPVQGAYESLAKFRVRNSDLDTNQHVNNTKYAQWILDSIHYDLHKSLALKSYSVNFLAETHLGDKVKVERSCSAPSVDEVSAGITTYRGARLEDDKILFTARLEWEKIKA
- the prpB gene encoding methylisocitrate lyase, whose protein sequence is MLFPEITPAQKRANFRAALKSGKLLQMPGSWSPLASMAIEKAGFDGVYISGSVLSNDLGYPDIGLTSLTEVAQRGRQIARTTKLPTIIDIDTGFGEPMSATRTVQEMIEMGLAGCHIEDQINPKRCGHLDGKSLVSRDEASRKVAAAAKGKKLDENFLLIARTDARASEGLDAAIDRAKAYIDAGADCIFTEALENEKEFETFRKAVSVPLLANMTEFGKGRLFTYEELSNLGYNIVIYPVTTFRLAMGATVEGLAEIKAKGTQEGLLGKMQTRKDLYALTRYDEYNSFDQNIFNFTLK
- a CDS encoding DOMON-like domain-containing protein; translated protein: MNLLKPFAENPLTRSISIETTSQKTTPTELILEFTIRGDIGQVCFAESSLVAARRDELWKHTCLECFFSTGLEESAPYFEVNCAPSGDWNAYAFSSYRQGMTPSQNLGVKLTHRESSENEAFFRISVSGDDLLHARHLGMTAVIEFTDGTRSFFALAHPGPQADFHLKKSFSISL
- a CDS encoding phospholipase D-like domain-containing protein gives rise to the protein MRSRVLVLSALFVFTLRAHGAEVVSDDILSITPQNGHSLFNDSIDQAKTSIDMMMYHLSDLETTQHLLAAQQRGVQVRLILDAKAMGTPSSTAIFNQLTASGVSVRASTPAFSISHAKAASFDNSWTLVTSINLTRTAPFTRDFGIKTTDSEVTAEFEKVFAADWENAQNKTGNTPELTVAKLAWSPLNSLDKILALIKKSQKSIYLEVENLGDKDVLSALEEKAQAGIQVVVVVPACVEGGGARNLPFMKELSSAGVDARLSVPPYNGQNPYIHAKSMVVDNQEFYVGSENFSYNSLTAARELGIIEANQKLSNTIQSTMLQDAQLATPVAQLVTTFSCASAQFATQITEPQTGSH